The genomic segment GGCCCTCGTCGGCGTACTGCTGCCGGATGCGCTCGAGCGCATTCTTCACGGCCTGGATGTTCGTGCCGCGGATCATCGCGACCTCCACCGGGCTGTGGCCCGACGCATACAACCGCAGCGTCTCCTCTTCTTCTTCTGTGAACCGGCTGCTCGCTGTCGCGCCGTGCACGATCGGCCGGGGCGCGTCGTCCCAGGCGTCACCTGGGCGGGGGGCCACCCCGAGCACCGAGCGCGCGGTGCGCACCAGATCGCTCGCCGGGCGCGACTTCGACACGAAGGCTGCAGCGCCTGCCGCGAGCACCCGTTCGACGGTCTCGGGCGAGTCGAGCGCACTCATCACCACCACCCGGGCACCGACGGAGAGGCAGATCCGGATGCGTGCCTCGACCGAGATCGGCTCCTTCAGCTGCAGATCCATGATGACGAGCTCGGGTGGGAA from the Herbiconiux aconitum genome contains:
- a CDS encoding response regulator, with product MDGVANAGGVRPRAVGIVDDHEMILDGMSNWIGAHAPDLDVVIRSSSWVEMARHPAFPPELVIMDLQLKEPISVEARIRICLSVGARVVVMSALDSPETVERVLAAGAAAFVSKSRPASDLVRTARSVLGVAPRPGDAWDDAPRPIVHGATASSRFTEEEEETLRLYASGHSPVEVAMIRGTNIQAVKNALERIRQQYADEGRVADKKQELMLRAAEDGYLS